A single genomic interval of Drosophila virilis strain 15010-1051.87 chromosome 2, Dvir_AGI_RSII-ME, whole genome shotgun sequence harbors:
- the LOC138910993 gene encoding ubiquitin carboxyl-terminal hydrolase puf-like, with protein sequence MLPAYYGLLRLCCEQSRTLTRQLAQHQNLQWAFKNITPHPTQYAAAVDELFKLMALFATRHPDASEQEKLDVIAFRRSVIVSYTSSLDARVSWSTLISALKILVDNDDDRMLVIFNGGIEMCFEALHTLHSMHHEATACHVAGDLLDLLGEMVLLLATLRMRTDNPAQKKQQQQQLEQQMQLQQQQMLQKQQQTQCTQAPQTPQQKEKQLQQQMQQHLQLQQMQLQQQHFLRQQHQHSALAKALPDAIKRLATLLNTFNSPEISRMALEVLKELVRNTSLEATIILAPILINCHLSVANAPNAIGPLGPYFPRRGAKQTSWPLGAKNSPRPPRPMVQMCIASSELTPRGLDIEYDAQVDAFYRPYHDFIDVMLRMCVNTGTLNDTLVKLHCLVAIESTPLHFNYFPKFWVGIHNNALTHKYSELLVKNQLLIEYLHNVLRDERSMLKDAFVREFLELYYHKVAAQLPVARMIYTINYGMHSKDDIDELCGDLFAIRIIAQATGVPTSVRKELRGSLRALLNKSERFKKEAERDQFPNKKLKRDSCHEKEHSQPAAQSEPEVANNLTDKEKAESVDKASIVDGTTDTPSGTVDAVKAVGTVAETEPAATADYVDVRIESPESEKLEKASIPSSDDETELEDELEPTPKRNKKSVNKKTAQDRVNEDRKKRLSTLLTMESYIQSIFTIIKRDANASSAAQNKEHPSDEFAVEASTSAAAAIKSKPRGASTPPEPEDDVLQGKYNIETDTVLCCKSKLNGREQEMAKFDELSPATAVVNSNVSAAATSSVAGVASATQAASPTQI encoded by the exons ATGCTGCCGGCCTACTATGGACTGTTGCGATTATGCTGCGAGCAAAGCCGAACACTCACCCGACAGTTGGCGCAGCATCAAAATCTACAATGGgcctttaaaaatataacgCCGCATCCCACACAATATGCTGCCGCAGTAGATGAGCTATTTAAACTAATGGCGCTTTTTGCTACCCGCCATCCGGATGCCAGCGAACAGGAGAAGCTGGATGTCATAGCTTTTAGACGCTCCGTCATTGTATCTTACACAAGCAGTCTGGATGCACGAGTGTCCTGGTCTACCCTGATTAGCGCCCTGAAAATACTCG TGGACAATGACGATGACCGCATGCTGGTCATTTTCAACGGAGGCATTGAGATGTGCTTTGAGGCGTTGCACACGCTACATTCCATGCACCACGAGGCCACTGCCTGTCATGTGGCTGGGGATCTATTGGATCTTCTTGGAGAAATGGTGCTTCTGCTGGCGACGCTGCGCATGCGTACCGATAACCCGGCGcaaaaaaagcaacagcaacagcagttggaacagcaaatgcaactgcagcagcaacagatgttgcaaaaacaacagcagacGCAGTGTACTCAAGCCCCACAGACGCCCCAGCAAAAAgagaagcagctgcagcagcaaatgcagcaacatCTGCAATTACAGCAAAtgcagttgcagcaacagcattttCTGCGTCAACAACATCAGCACTCGGCACTGGCAAAGGCGCTGCCTGATGCGATCAAGCGACTAGCTACGCTGCTTAACACATTTAACTCGCCGGAGATTAGTCGTATGGCCCTCGAGGTGCTCAAGGAGCTAGTGCGCAACACGAGCCTGGAGGCCACCATCATTCTGGCGCCCATTCTGATCAACTGCCATTTGTCCGTGGCCAATGCACCAAATGCAATAGGCCCGTTAGGACCTTATTTTCCGCGTCGCGGTGCAAAGCAGACGTCCTGGCCGTTAGGTGCCAAAAATTCACCTCGACCCCCAAGGCCAATGGTGCAAATGTGCATTGCTTCGTCGGAGCTGACACCACGTGGTCTTGATATCGAGTACGATGCACAAGTGGACGCCTTTTACAGGCCGTATCATGACTTTATCGACGTCATGCTGCGCATGTGCGTCAATACAGGCACCCTTAACGACACTCTGGTCAAGCTTCACTGCCTGGTGGCCATAGAGTCAACACCGTTGCATTTTAACTACTTTCCTAAGTTCTGGGTGGGCATCCACAACAATGCATTAACACACAA ATATTCGGAGCTGCTTGTGAAGAATCAGCTGCTAATAGAGTATCTGCATAATGTGCTCAGAGACGAGCGCAGCATGCTGAAGGATGCATTTGTGCGGGAATTTTTGGAGTTGTATTACCACAAAGTGGCAGCACAGCTTCCTGTTGCGCGAATGATCTACACGATTAATTATGGCATGCACTCTAAGGATGACATTGACGAGCTGTGCGGCGATCTATTTGCCATACGTATTATTGCCCAAGCTACTGGTGTGCCGACTTCGGTGCGCAAGGAGCTGCGTGGATCATTACGGGCCCTGCTTAACAAGAGCGAACGTTTTAAGAAGGAAGCGGAACGAG ATCAATTTCCtaacaaaaagctaaaacgGGACTCCTGTCATGAAAAGGAACACTCGCAACCGGCAGCGCAATCGGAGCCGGAGGTAGCAAACAATTTGACTGATAAAGAGAAAGCCGAATCAGTCGATAAAGCTAGCATTGTCGACGGAACTACGGATACGCCCAGTGGAACGGTTGATGCAGTTAAAGCTGTTGGAACTGTCGCGGAGACTGAACCGGCGGCAACCGCTGATTACGTGGACGTACGTATCGAGAGCCCAGAATCCGAGAAGCTAGAGAAAGCATCGATTCCCTCGTCGGACGATGAGACTGAACTGGAGGATGAATTGGAGCCTACGCCAAAGCGCAATAAAAAATCGGTGAACAAAAAAACCGCACAAGATCGTGTTAACGAGGATCGCAAGAAGCGTCTAAGCACCTTGCTCACTATGGAGTCGTACATACAAAGCATTTTTACCATCATTAAACGGGACGCAAATGCATCGAGCGCGGCACAAAACAAAGAACACCCCAGTGATGAGTTTGCAGTTGAGGCGTCTACATCAGCAGCTGCGGCAATCAAGTCAAAGCCTAGGGGTGCGTCTACGCCTCCAGAACCCGAGGACGATGTGCTGCAAGGCAAATACAACATTGAGACGGACACAGTACTGTGCTGCAAATCCAAGTTAAATGGCAGGGAGCAAGAGATGGCCAAATTCGATGAACTGTCGCCTGCAACTGCGGTTGTCAACAGCAACGTTTCCGCAGCGGCCACCAGCTCAGTGGCTGGCGTTGCGTCAGCGACACAGGCAGCGAGTCCAACACAAATTTAG
- the MtnF gene encoding uncharacterized protein MtnF has translation MPCVGCEKECKCTAEKCSESCKCSAPGKCGCNPSKSAETSSGGCCKKVEGAGGSKVEHECCKNAKN, from the exons ATGCCATGTGTTGGATGTGAAAAGg AATGCAAATGCACCGCAGAGAAGTGCTCTGAGAGCTGTAAATGCAGCGCGCCTGGCAAATGCGGCTGTAACCCATCCAAATCAGCGGAAACCTCGAGCGGAGGTTGCTGCAAAAAAGTTGAGGGTGCTGGCGGTAGCAAAGTAGAGCATGAGTGCTGCAAGAACGCCAAGAACTGA
- the atl gene encoding atlastin, with protein MERTAIGGSAVQVINASEEHTFVLNEDALSEVLMREEVKDRYVCVVSVAGAFRKGKSFLLDFFLRYMYSKYVRHDVTDWLGDESEPLSGFSWRGGSERDTTGILMWSDIFLHDYPNGDKIAIILLDTQGAFDSQSTVRDCATVFALSTMLSSVQIYNLSQNIQEDDLQHLQLFTEYGRLALADTGKKPFQRLQFLVRDWSFPYEAEYGALGGDKILKRRLEVSDKQHPELQSLRRHISSCFTEVACFLMPHPGLNVATNPQFDGRLKDITPEFKNSLRTLVPMLLAPDNLVYKEISGQRVRARDLIQYFQSYMSIYKGNELPEPKSMLVATAEANHLTAVAAAKELYNQLMEEVCGGTRPYLSTAHLETEHLRVKDKALFQFATKRKMGGEEFTEKFRLQLDSDLEEVFVNYRAHNESKNIFKAARTPAVYFACAVIMYIVSGIFGLVGLYTFANFCNLVMGVALLTLALWAYIRYSGELSDFGGKLDEFATLMWENFMRPIYQGCMEKGIQHVATHAAEAAIGGGGSASGSRSPANAVNGKVKRS; from the exons ATGGAGAGGACAGCAATTGGCGGCTCGGCAGTGCAGGTGATCAATGCATCCGAGGAGCACACATTTGTGCTTAACGAGGATGCGCTCAGTGAGGTGCTAATGCGGGAGGAGGTCAAGGATCGCTACGTTTGCGTGGTGTCCGTAGCCGGTGCTTTCCGCAAGGGCAAAAGCTTTCTGCTAGACTTCTTTCTTCGCTACATGTACTCAAAG tATGTGCGACACGATGTCACGGACTGGTTGGGTGATGAGTCGGAACCTTTGTCGGGTTTCTCGTGGCGCGGCGGATCGGAACGCGATACAACCGGCATACTGATGTGGTCCGATATATTCCTGCACGATTATCCCAATGGCGACAAGATTGCTATTATTTTGCTGGATACACAGGGTGCCTTCGATAGCCAGAGTACCGTACGCGACTGTGCGACAGTGTTTGCGCTTAGCACGATGCTGTCTTCGGTGCAGATATATAATCTCTCACAGAATATCCAGGAGGACGACTTGCAGCATCTGCAGCTGTTCACCGAATACGGCCGTCTGGCGCTGGCCGACACCGGCAAGAAGCCATTCCAGCGTTTGCAGTTTTTGGTGCGTGACTGGAGTTTCCCATACGAGGCGGAGTACGGTGCTTTGGGGGGAGACAAGATACTTAAGCGTCGGCTTGAGGTTTCCGACAAACAACACCCGGAACTGCAGTCATTGCGTCGACACATTTCATCGTGCTTTACTGAGGTGGCCTGTTTCCTGATGCCACATCCTGGTCTCAATGTTGCCACAAATCCACAGTTCGATGGCCGTCTTAAGGATATTACGCCCGAGTTCAAGAACAGTCTACGAACGCTGGTTCCTATGCTGTTGGCACCTGACAATCTTGTCTACAAGGAGATAAGTGGGCAACGCGTTAGAGCCCGTGATCTTATTCAGTACTTTCAATCGTACATGAGCATCTATAAGGGCAACGAACTGCCTGAGCCGAAGAGCATGTTGGTGGCCACGGCCGAAGCGAATCACTTGACTGCTGTCGCGGCCGCCAAGGAATTGTACAATCAGCTCATGGAGGAAGTGTGTGGCGGCACGCGGCCTTATCTAAGTACTGCGCACCTGGAAACGGAACATTTGCGCGTTAAGGACAAGGCGCTATTTCAATTTGCCACAAAACGCAAAATGGGTGGCGAGGAGTTCACGGAGAAGTTCCGCCTCCAATTGGACTCTGATCTGGAGGAGGTCTTTGTCAACTATCGAGCACACAATGAAAGCAAAAACATATTCAAGGCGGCACGTACGCCGGCCGTGTACTTCGCCTGCGCAGTCATCATGTATATAGTTAGCGGCATCTTTGGACTGGTAGGACTCTATACATTTGCTAACTTCTGCAATCTGGTCATGGGTGTAGCGTTGCTGACGCTGGCACTCTGGGCGTACATTAG ATATAGCGGTGAGTTGAGCGACTTTGGTGGCAAGCTGGACGAATTTGCAACTCTCATGTGGGAGAAT TTTATGCGTCCAATCTATCAAGGTTGCATGGAGAAGGGCATTCAACATGTGGCCACGCATGCGGCTGAGGCGGCCATTGGCGGTGGTGGCAGTGCTAGCGGCAGCCGCTCGCCAGCCAATGCGGTCAATGGCAAGGTAAAGCGCTCATGA
- the Wsck gene encoding putative inactive tyrosine-protein kinase Wsck, with protein MQCGHRPIASFHGPKQHVADVYLVAICLLFSFICVSVQESQNIPEEEPVYYYVGCYTARTDLLKESVYAKTPQTCIEICEHQGHRYAVLAAEKCFCANRLEPHEKQDDQLCHTRCLANKAQYCGGVGVHSYYSTTLLRQPAPHHLRMVNSTENSISLAWDAYEPNKLLLAGGAEALAPQTQQVSNILIKCQVVQTYSTLPAFLQPEFIVQSTETRFELTDLHPATLYNISVRAICAQQQEESECGHATLMASTEVGLPSPAPAQPKILSRTKNSMTVELAPVHNDNGPVSKLLIVVEFVDDSLSQPFDEQLLGGWQDAQQNGVPYYIAAELSYDRPEDNRTRHFVVGDGKRYGRYRNVPLEQLSEEQDQLSHVHISLGVVSTLRNITKTLYTRSSHAQHASSLDDFSYATFDKGQSSVVALAVTCVIFGSCLLLSLITYFYLRYKTCHARGLIGRGRNAHEMTQQTPIIERENNGYLVEDEQPASLESFKQQLHSTLEGLERLPRNGLRLNANDVIGEGRYGEIITGRLNVAESVKECALHVLSLNDLSGSRQAQLLRELRQLRQMRHHELLLDFYGISASADWFYLVFELQRVSLKRRLIESRQAAPAPRLTVLTEQLVLQWMYELSSAMSYLGSCQVLHRQLSSYSVYVSADSKLKVCLLGPLHYVNSNSQALDLGRWLPPEVLRHQHFTTKSVVWSFACVAWECCALGGTPYANVASSQQLLEAIRSGVRPAQPAYVYGDLYQLLLNCWQLEPSERIGFEDVAFGVRQLMTSPRHALCFDRSASDTMETLPLYLPILEISN; from the exons ATGCAGTGTGGACACCGCCCAATCGCCAGCTTTCATGGCCCGAAGCAGCACGTCGCAGATGTTTACCTCGTggcaatttgtttgttgtttagttttatttgcGTATCCGTGCAGGAATCTCAAAATATTCCGGAGGAGGAGCCCGTCTACTATTACGTTGGCTGCTATACTGCTCGAACAGATCTGCTGAAGGAATCGGTATACGCAAAGACGCCTCAAACGTGCATTGAGATATGTGAGCACCAGGGCCACAGGTACGCTGTCCTGGCTGCCGAGAAGTGCTTCTGTGCCAATCGTCTGGAGCCTCATGAAAAGCAGGACGATCAGCTGTGCCACACGCGATGCCTGGCCAATAAGGCGCAGTATTGCGGAGGCGTGGGTGTACATTCCTACTATTCGACAACGTTGCTAAGGCAACCGGCGCCACATCATCTACGGATGGTCAACAGTACCGAGAACAGCATAAGCCTCGCCTGGGACGCCTATGAGCCCAACAAGCTATTGCTAGCTGGCGGTGCCGAGGCACTCGCGCCACAAACTCAGCAAGTTTCCAACATTCTGATCAAATGTCAGGTTGTTCAGACCTACTCAACGCTTCCCGCATTTTTACAGCCCGAGTTTATAGTGCAGAGCACGGAGACCCGCTTCGAGCTAACTGATCTCCATCCCGCGACACTTTACAATATTAGTGTTCGCGCCATTtgtgcacaacaacaagaagaaagCGAATGCGGCCATGCTACACTAATGGCCAGCACAGAGGTGGGCTTACCAAGTCCAGCGCCCGCACAGCCCAAGATTCTCAGCCGCACTAAAAACAGCATGACCGTTGAGTTGGCGCCCGTACACAACGACAATGGTCCGGTATCGAAGCTTCTTATTGTTGTCGAGTTTGTTGACGATTCACTGAGCCAGCCGTTTGATGAACAGCTGTTGGGAGGCTGGCAGGATGCGCAGCAAAACGGCGTTCCCTACTACATAGCCGCAGAGCTGAGCTACGATCGACCAGAGGACAACCGCACAAGGCACTTTGTTGTAGGAGATGGCAAACGCTATGGACGCTATCGTAATGTGCCTCTGGAGCAGCTGTCAGAGGAGCAGGACCAGCTCTCCCATGTGCACATTAGCTTGGGCGTG GTAAGCACACTGCGAAACATCACTAAGACATTGTACACGCGCAGCAGTCACGCACAACATGCCAGCTCTCTGGATGATTTCAGCTATGCAACGTTTGATAAGGGTCAGTCGTCAGTGGTGGCTTTGGCTGTAACCTGTGTGATCTTCGGCAGCTGCCTGTTGCTTAGCCTCATCACATACTTTTATTTGCGCTACAAGACCTGTCACGCTCGCGGCCTGATTGGACGTGGACGCAATGCTCACGAGATGACGCAGCAGACGCCCATCATTGAGCGCGAGAACAACGGATATCTTGTGGAGGACGAGCAGCCGGCTTCGCTGGAGAGCTTCAAGCAGCAGCTACACTCGACGCTTGAGGGACTGGAGCGTCTGCCGCGCAATGGACTGCGCCTCAATGCAAACGATGTTATTGGCGAAGGGCGCTACGGAGAGATTATCACAGGACGGCTCAATGTGGCTGAATCCGTTAAGGAATGTGCGCTCCATGTTTTATCATTGAACGATCTGAGCGGTAGCAGGCAGGCGCAGCTGTTGCGTGAGTTGCGGCAGCTCAGACAAATGCGCCATCACGAGCTGCTCCTAGACTTTTATGGCATTTCGGCAAGTGCGGACTGGTTCTATCTGGTTTTTGAGCTGCAGCGTGTCAGCCTTAAGCGACGACTGATCGAGAGCCGTCAGGCAGCGCCAGCGCCGCGTCTAACTGTGCTAACTGAGCAACTGGTGCTACAATGGATGTACGAGCTGTCAAGCGCAATGTCATACCTGGGAAGCTGTCAGGTGTTGCACCGGCAGCTGTCCAGCTACAGTGTGTACGTTAGCGCCGACTCCAAGCTTAAGGTATGCCTTCTCGGACCACTGCATTATGTGAACAGTAATAGCCAGGCGCTAGATCTGGGCCGCTGGCTACCACCCGAGGTGCTGCGACACCAGCACTTCACAACAAAATCTGTTGTGTGGTCTTTCGCCTGCGTCGCTTGGGAGTGCTGCGCCCTGGGCGGCACGCCTTATGCAAACGttgccagcagccagcaattaCTAGAGGCGATACGCTCTGGCGTGCGTCCGGCTCAGCCCGCCTATGTCTATGGCGATCTTTATCAGCTGCTGCTTAACTGCTGGCAGCTTGAGCCCAGCGAGCGCATTGGCTTTGAAGATGTGGCCTTTGGCGTGCGTCAGCTGATGACCTCTCCTCGGCATGCGCTGTGCTTTGATCGCTCCGCTTCGGACACCATGGAGACCCTGCCACTGTATCTGCCGATTCTTGAGATAAGCAACTAA